A genome region from Trichoderma asperellum chromosome 7, complete sequence includes the following:
- a CDS encoding uncharacterized protein (EggNog:ENOG41), which translates to MATEEVIVFTPRGQKSCLNCKHRKIACDRLMPVCSSCKRRKKICSGYDYNLSWPRSGDKRRAATAAVPPQKYQTDTFAFLNTSSWDVMLHYENFDAKSQLNRVGVWTPPSPVRSPKLPRFGTNKCPIYDNEISSAVRLITSRGDLRQDVCGLLRRMSLTDDGVSSLAVRYAMNAISYLYLKKADEATLHQMHAVAALQGAIDRIKDPRCRAQAIAASLLLSLYEVLCPSGKTTVWSVHFDGCMTIVKSSYQDRREIEGEHAVLLDWVFYHSVLYKFSLQHWQQRTPQMAAIAQRDMFIAQIVSYDHFGTIHSTLGCSLELLEFLSQAIDLVNNRDNSKRSSHAIYDLESKIRDINQHPCVGIDREDYHVSGSRKRYVTIARMYQLAVLIYLDRVVRGSAADSRLSRTSAEEGFALLRDLGLCERPFIMVMLALQAEGDSDRLLVLSALENAINERPLSNLTSTEHIIRSIWAQQDLQGNEQADASAILNTVVSSYDIPPSFT; encoded by the exons ATGGCCACCGAAGAAGTCATAGTTTTCACGCCTAGAGGACAGAAATCATGTCTCAACTGCAAAC ACCGCAAGATTGCTTGTGACAGGTTGATGCCGGTATGTTCTTCATGCAAACGGCGAAAGAAGATCTGCTCCGGCTACGACTATAATCTATCATGGCCACGTTCTGGCGACAAGCGCCGGGCTGCTACGGCGGCTGTTCCGCCTCAGAAGTACCAGACCGACACTTTCGCATTCCTAAACACTTCCAGCTGGGACGTCATGCTCCACTACGAGAACTTTGATGCAAAATCTCAAT TGAACAGAGTTGGTGTCTGGACACCACCATCGCCAGTCCGCTCACCGAAGCTCCCGCGATTCGGCACTAACAAATGTCCCATAT ACGATAATGAAATATCATCGGCTGTTCGACTCATTACCTCTCGAGGAGACCTCCGACAAGATGTATGTGGCCTTCTGCGCCGTATGTCGCTCACAGACGATGGCGTTTCATCTCTTGCCGTCCGCTACGCCATGAACGCCATTTCGTATCTTTATCTCAAAAAGGCAGATGAGGCAACGTTGCATCAAATGCACGCTGTTGCGGCCTTGCAAGGCGCCATTGATCGTATCAAAGATCCCAGGTGTAGAGCTCAAGCTATCGCTGCAAGCTTGCTCCTAAGTCTGTACGAG GTGCTCTGTCCAAGTGGCAAGACAACCGTCTGGTCCGTACATTTTGATGGCTGTATGACCATCGTCAAGTCAAGCTATCAAGACCGTCGAGAGATTGAAGGGGAACACGCGGTTCTCTTGGACTGGGTATTTTACCACAGTGTACTCTATAAATTCAGTCTGCAACACTGGCAGCAACGCACCCCACAAATGGCAGCCATTGCCCAGCGAGACATGTTCATCGCCCAGATTGTCTCTTATGATCATTTTGGCACA ATTCACAGCACCCTAGGCTGCTCACTCGAGCTTCTAGAATTCCTTAGCCAGGCTATTGACCTCGTAAACAACCGAGACAATTCGAAGCGCAGTTCACATGCAATCTACGACCTCGAAAGTAAGATCAGAGACATCAATCAGCATCCATGCGTTGGAATAGACAGAGAAGATTACCACGTCTCCGGAAGTAGGAAGCGCTACGTCACGATTGCTCGCATGTACCAACTTGCGGTCCTCATCTACCTTGATCGAGTGGTCCGCGGGTCGGCTGCCGACTCCCGGCTGTCACGTACAAGTGCCGAAGAAGGGTTTGCTCTGTTGCGTGATCTTGGATTGTGCGAGAGGCCCTTCATAATGGTCATGCTGGCTTTGCAAGCAGAGGGCGACAGCGACCGGCTATTAGTTCTTTCAGCGCTGGAAAACGCGATCAATGAGAGGCCGCTAAGTAATCTAACCTCTACGGAGCATATCATTCGAAGCATCTGGGCGCAACAAGATCTCCAAGGCAATGAACAAGCGGATGCATCAGCCATACTGAACACCGTCGTCAGCTCTTATGAtattcctccttcttttacttGA